One genomic segment of Micromonospora sp. WMMC415 includes these proteins:
- the dapB gene encoding 4-hydroxy-tetrahydrodipicolinate reductase translates to MTDEQDKSADEPIRVGVLGARGRMGLEVCRAVDAAPDMELVAMIDQGDWLFNASDAGAEVVVDFTTPDVVMDNLHWCIDQGISAVVGTTGFTEARLERVRGWLARKPGVGVVVAPNFGVGAVLMMQFAARAARHFESVEIIEQHHPRKLDAPSGTATHTARLIAEARAAAGLGSVPDATKDEVAGARGADIDGVRVHAVRATGLVAHQEVLFGTTGETLTIRHDSYDRASFMPGVLLAVREVRNRPGLTVGLDALLD, encoded by the coding sequence GTGACTGACGAGCAGGACAAGAGCGCGGACGAGCCGATCCGGGTCGGCGTGCTGGGCGCTCGGGGGCGGATGGGTCTCGAGGTGTGCCGAGCGGTGGACGCGGCGCCCGACATGGAGCTGGTGGCCATGATCGACCAGGGCGACTGGCTGTTCAACGCCTCCGACGCCGGGGCCGAGGTGGTCGTCGACTTCACCACCCCCGACGTCGTCATGGACAACCTGCACTGGTGCATCGACCAGGGCATCAGCGCCGTGGTCGGCACGACGGGCTTCACCGAGGCGCGGCTGGAGCGGGTACGCGGCTGGCTCGCCCGCAAGCCCGGCGTGGGCGTGGTGGTCGCCCCCAACTTCGGCGTCGGCGCGGTCCTGATGATGCAGTTCGCCGCCCGGGCGGCCCGGCACTTCGAGTCGGTGGAGATCATCGAGCAGCACCACCCGCGCAAGCTCGACGCCCCGAGCGGCACCGCCACGCACACCGCCCGTCTGATCGCCGAGGCCCGCGCCGCGGCGGGGCTGGGCTCCGTGCCGGACGCCACCAAGGACGAGGTGGCCGGCGCGCGTGGCGCCGACATCGACGGCGTACGCGTGCACGCGGTCCGCGCCACCGGCCTGGTCGCCCACCAGGAGGTGCTCTTCGGCACCACGGGCGAGACGCTGACCATCCGGCACGACTCGTACGACCGGGCGTCCTTCATGCCGGGCGTGCTGCTGGCCGTCCGCGAGGTGCGCAACCGACCGGGCCTCACGGTCGGCCTGGACGCCCTGCTCGACTGA
- the rpsO gene encoding 30S ribosomal protein S15: MALDQEAKAQIRAEYATVEGDTGSPEVQVAVLTKRIADLTEHLKVHKHDHHSRRGLLLLVGRRRRLLNYVQKKDINRYRSLIERLGLRR; the protein is encoded by the coding sequence ATGGCGCTCGACCAGGAAGCCAAGGCCCAGATCCGCGCGGAGTACGCGACCGTCGAGGGCGACACCGGTTCGCCCGAGGTGCAGGTCGCGGTCCTCACCAAGCGGATCGCGGACCTGACCGAGCACCTGAAGGTGCACAAGCACGACCACCACAGCCGCCGCGGGCTGCTGCTGCTGGTCGGCCGTCGCCGTCGGCTGCTCAACTACGTCCAGAAGAAGGACATCAACCGCTACCGGTCGCTCATCGAGCGGCTCGGTCTGCGCCGGTGA
- a CDS encoding extracellular solute-binding protein, with product MAPRSLARAALAGLTAAALLGSAACGSGFDDSSGDAAQSSGPANLQILIGSSGDAETKAVQDAAAKWASSSGNQATVTPAQDLTQQLGQALAGGTPPDVFYVDAARFADYASVGALEPYGDKISNTGDFYESLRTTFTYDGKLYCAPKDFSTLALQINTDLWAKAGLTDADVPTTWDQLTATSRKIKAKGMVPLALGDTRDRIGAFLVQNGGWLLSEDGKQPTADTAENVAALTYVKSLVTEGLARFPKQLDAGWSGEAFGKGAAVMTIEGNWIKGALKNDFPTVKYKVVELPAGPKGKGTLSFTQCWGIAAKSTYKDQAIKFVEAMTSGEQQMAFATAFGVMPSRQSVRDQYTGAFPADKPFIDGAAYAQGPVNAPKMDSVLQDLEASLQGLAGGDPKTILANFDKNAKAALGG from the coding sequence ATGGCACCTCGCTCCCTCGCCCGGGCGGCGCTGGCCGGCCTCACCGCCGCCGCCCTTCTCGGTTCCGCCGCCTGCGGCAGCGGTTTCGACGACAGCTCCGGCGACGCCGCCCAGTCCAGCGGACCCGCCAACCTCCAGATCCTGATCGGCTCCTCCGGCGACGCCGAGACCAAGGCCGTCCAGGACGCCGCCGCCAAGTGGGCGTCGTCCTCCGGCAACCAGGCGACGGTCACCCCGGCCCAGGACCTCACCCAGCAACTCGGGCAGGCCCTCGCCGGCGGCACCCCGCCCGACGTGTTCTACGTCGACGCGGCGCGGTTCGCCGACTACGCCAGCGTCGGCGCCCTCGAACCGTACGGTGACAAGATCAGCAACACCGGGGACTTCTACGAGAGCCTGCGCACCACGTTCACCTACGACGGCAAGCTCTACTGCGCCCCGAAGGACTTCTCCACCCTGGCCCTCCAGATCAACACCGACCTGTGGGCGAAGGCCGGGCTGACCGACGCCGACGTCCCGACCACCTGGGACCAGCTCACCGCCACCTCCCGCAAGATCAAGGCCAAGGGGATGGTGCCGCTCGCGCTCGGTGACACCCGCGACCGCATCGGCGCGTTCCTGGTGCAGAACGGCGGCTGGCTGCTCAGCGAGGACGGCAAGCAGCCCACGGCCGACACCGCGGAGAACGTCGCCGCCCTGACGTACGTCAAGTCGCTGGTCACCGAGGGCCTGGCCCGCTTCCCCAAGCAACTTGACGCGGGCTGGTCCGGCGAGGCGTTCGGCAAGGGCGCGGCCGTGATGACCATCGAGGGCAACTGGATCAAGGGTGCCCTCAAGAACGACTTCCCGACCGTGAAGTACAAGGTCGTCGAGCTGCCCGCCGGCCCGAAGGGCAAGGGCACCCTCTCCTTCACCCAGTGCTGGGGGATCGCGGCGAAGTCGACGTACAAGGACCAGGCGATCAAGTTCGTCGAGGCGATGACCTCGGGTGAGCAGCAGATGGCCTTCGCCACGGCGTTCGGCGTGATGCCGTCCCGCCAGTCGGTCCGCGACCAGTACACCGGCGCCTTCCCGGCGGACAAGCCGTTCATCGACGGCGCCGCGTACGCGCAGGGCCCGGTGAACGCGCCGAAGATGGACAGCGTCCTGCAGGACCTGGAAGCGAGCCTGCAGGGCCTGGCGGGCGGCGACCCGAAGACCATCCTGGCGAACTTCGACAAGAACGCCAAGGCGGCCCTGGGCGGCTGA
- a CDS encoding bifunctional riboflavin kinase/FAD synthetase: MQRWRGYDAAPGGWGRSVVTIGVFDGVHKGHQATIGHAVARARELGIKSVVVTFDPHPAEVVRPGSHPAVLTEPARKAELIEALGVDVLCVVPFTPEFSRLPAEAFVHDVLVEHLHATRVVVGANFRFGHRAAGDVALLERLGRTFGFAVEGAPLVSEAGTVFSSTYIRSCVDAGDVVTAAAALGRPHRLEGVVVRGDQRGRELGFPTANLLCHRYAAVPADGVYAARLVRRGHREPLMAAVSVGTNPTFSGRERRVEAYVLDFDGDLYGERLALDFVAHLRGQVRYDSVEPLVAQITEDVERTRRALA; encoded by the coding sequence ATGCAGCGGTGGCGGGGGTACGACGCGGCGCCCGGTGGCTGGGGGCGGTCGGTCGTCACGATCGGCGTCTTCGACGGCGTGCACAAGGGGCACCAGGCGACCATCGGTCACGCCGTGGCGCGGGCCCGGGAGCTGGGCATCAAGTCGGTGGTGGTCACCTTCGACCCGCACCCGGCGGAGGTGGTGCGGCCGGGCTCGCACCCGGCGGTGCTCACCGAGCCGGCCCGCAAGGCCGAGCTGATCGAGGCGCTCGGCGTGGACGTCCTCTGCGTGGTGCCGTTCACACCGGAGTTCTCCCGGCTGCCGGCCGAGGCGTTCGTTCACGACGTGCTGGTCGAGCACCTGCACGCCACCCGGGTCGTGGTGGGTGCCAACTTCCGGTTCGGGCACCGGGCCGCCGGTGACGTGGCGCTGCTGGAACGGCTCGGGCGGACCTTCGGCTTCGCCGTCGAGGGGGCGCCGCTGGTGTCGGAGGCGGGCACCGTCTTCTCCTCCACGTACATCCGCTCGTGCGTCGACGCCGGGGACGTGGTCACCGCCGCTGCCGCGCTGGGCCGGCCGCACCGGCTCGAAGGGGTGGTGGTGCGCGGCGACCAGCGTGGCCGTGAGCTCGGCTTCCCCACGGCCAACCTGCTCTGTCACCGGTACGCCGCGGTCCCCGCCGACGGCGTGTACGCCGCCCGCCTGGTGCGGCGGGGGCACCGGGAGCCGCTGATGGCCGCCGTGTCGGTCGGCACCAATCCGACCTTCTCCGGGCGGGAGCGGCGGGTCGAGGCGTACGTGCTCGACTTCGACGGCGACCTGTACGGCGAGCGGCTGGCCCTGGACTTCGTGGCGCACCTGCGGGGGCAGGTCCGGTACGACTCGGTCGAGCCGCTGGTGGCCCAGATCACCGAGGACGTCGAGCGGACCCGGCGGGCGCTGGCCTGA
- a CDS encoding LacI family DNA-binding transcriptional regulator, with protein sequence MAEKVTIATVARHARVSRQTVSNVLNAPHIVREETRLRVQEAIDALGYRANQAARQMRTGRSRLIAARIEPTRDGINGSVLDRFLHGLTEAAEAAGYRVMLYTATDTDREIATYDDLLGAYDLDAFVLTGTDHGDPRTEWLARRGVPFVTFGRPWDAPDAYPWVDVDGAAGTAEATTHLLAAGHRRIGFLGWPAGSGVGDDRRAGWRRTLAAAGVDPAGLDRETVDGIAEGERHARGLLAEAAPTALLCASDSLALGALQAVRADAPDVAVIGFDDTPVAAAVGLTSVSQPLGEAAARCVDLLTAVLDGPHRTTDQVLLQPSLVRRHTA encoded by the coding sequence GTGGCCGAAAAGGTGACCATCGCGACGGTGGCGCGGCACGCCCGGGTCAGCCGGCAGACGGTGTCCAACGTGCTCAACGCGCCGCACATCGTGCGCGAGGAGACCCGGCTCCGCGTGCAGGAGGCCATCGACGCGCTGGGCTACCGGGCCAACCAGGCCGCCCGCCAGATGCGGACCGGCCGGTCCCGGCTCATCGCGGCCCGCATCGAGCCCACCCGGGACGGAATCAACGGCTCGGTGCTCGACCGGTTCCTGCACGGCCTCACCGAGGCCGCCGAAGCGGCCGGATACCGCGTCATGCTCTACACCGCCACCGACACCGACCGCGAGATCGCGACGTACGACGACCTGCTCGGGGCGTACGACCTCGACGCCTTCGTGCTCACCGGCACCGATCACGGTGACCCGCGGACGGAGTGGCTGGCGCGGCGTGGGGTGCCGTTCGTGACCTTCGGCCGGCCGTGGGACGCGCCCGACGCGTACCCCTGGGTCGACGTCGACGGTGCGGCCGGCACGGCCGAGGCCACGACCCACCTGCTCGCGGCCGGCCACCGCCGGATCGGCTTCCTCGGCTGGCCGGCCGGCTCCGGCGTCGGCGACGACCGGCGCGCCGGCTGGCGGCGCACCCTCGCCGCCGCCGGCGTGGACCCGGCCGGGCTGGACCGCGAGACGGTGGACGGCATCGCCGAGGGCGAACGCCACGCGCGCGGCCTGCTCGCCGAGGCGGCGCCGACCGCGCTGCTGTGCGCCAGCGACTCGCTCGCCCTGGGGGCCCTCCAGGCCGTCCGCGCCGACGCCCCGGACGTGGCGGTGATCGGCTTCGACGACACCCCGGTCGCCGCCGCGGTGGGCCTCACCAGCGTCAGCCAACCCCTCGGCGAGGCGGCCGCCCGCTGCGTCGACCTGCTCACCGCCGTTCTCGACGGTCCTCACCGCACCACCGACCAGGTGCTGCTCCAGCCCTCGCTGGTGCGGCGCCACACCGCATGA
- a CDS encoding polyribonucleotide nucleotidyltransferase — MTESSNLGTESRTAVIDNGAFGTREVTFSTGRLARQAAGSVVAQLGETVVLSATTAGKQPKEQFDFFPLTVDVEERMYAAGRIPGSFFRREGRPSEDAILTCRLIDRPLRPSFVKGLRNEVQVVETVLALDPQHPYDVVAINAASMSTKLSGLPFSGPIGATRMAHVDGQWVAFPTHEELARATFDMVVAGRALPDGDVAIMMVEAEATEHTVKLVADGAPAPTEEVVASGLEAAKPAIRELCRAQSELAEVAAKPVLEYPVFLDYQDDAYEAVAEFARADVAEALQIAGKAVREEALDAIKARMLDELAPRFEGREKELSAALRSLTKSEVRSRVLREQVRIDGRGPRDIRPLNAEVGVLPRVHGSALFERGETQILGVTTLNMLRMEQALDTLSPEKSKRYMHNYNFPPYSTGETGRVGSPKRREIGHGALAERALIPVLPSREEFPYAIRQVSEALGSNGSTSMGSVCASTLGLLSAGVPLKAPVAGIAMGLISDEVDGKTQYVTLTDILGAEDAFGDMDFKVAGTRDFVTALQLDTKLDGIPSDVLAAALQQAHEARQTILDVMQRAIEAPAPMSDYAPRVTTVKIPVDKIGMVIGPKGQTINAIQDETGAEISIEDDGTIYVGATNGPSAQAAVERINAIANPTLPKLGDRFLGTVVKTAAFGAFISLLPGRDGLLHISKVGDGKRVEKVEDFLNVGDKVEVEIADIDQRGKIYLDKVRPEGAEAPAEAEAGAERPAGRDRGDRGPRDRGDRDRGGERGSRGPDRGDRGEGGEGGGDSRPRRRTRHT; from the coding sequence ATGACCGAGAGCAGTAACCTCGGCACCGAGTCCCGCACCGCCGTGATCGACAACGGGGCCTTCGGCACCCGTGAGGTCACCTTCTCCACCGGTCGGCTGGCCCGTCAGGCCGCCGGCTCCGTCGTCGCCCAGCTGGGCGAGACGGTCGTCCTCTCCGCCACCACCGCCGGCAAGCAGCCGAAGGAGCAGTTCGACTTCTTCCCGCTGACCGTCGACGTCGAGGAGCGGATGTACGCCGCCGGGCGGATCCCCGGCTCGTTCTTCCGTCGTGAGGGGCGGCCCAGCGAGGACGCGATCCTCACCTGCCGCCTGATCGACCGGCCGCTGCGCCCGTCGTTCGTCAAGGGCCTGCGCAACGAGGTCCAGGTCGTCGAGACCGTCCTCGCGCTCGACCCGCAGCACCCGTACGACGTCGTGGCGATCAACGCCGCCTCGATGTCGACCAAGCTCTCCGGCCTGCCGTTCTCCGGGCCGATCGGCGCCACCCGGATGGCGCACGTCGACGGTCAGTGGGTCGCCTTCCCGACCCACGAGGAGCTGGCCCGGGCCACCTTCGACATGGTGGTCGCCGGCCGTGCCCTGCCGGACGGCGACGTCGCGATCATGATGGTCGAGGCGGAGGCCACCGAGCACACCGTGAAGCTGGTCGCCGACGGCGCCCCGGCCCCGACCGAGGAGGTCGTGGCGAGCGGTCTGGAGGCCGCCAAGCCGGCCATCCGCGAGCTGTGCCGCGCACAGAGCGAGCTGGCCGAGGTCGCCGCCAAGCCGGTCCTCGAGTACCCGGTGTTCCTCGACTACCAGGACGACGCGTACGAGGCGGTCGCGGAGTTCGCCCGCGCCGACGTCGCCGAGGCCCTCCAGATCGCCGGCAAGGCGGTGCGTGAGGAGGCCCTGGACGCGATCAAGGCCCGGATGCTGGACGAGCTCGCCCCGCGCTTCGAGGGTCGCGAGAAGGAGCTCTCCGCCGCCCTGCGGTCGCTGACCAAGTCCGAGGTCCGCAGCCGGGTGCTGCGCGAGCAGGTCCGCATCGACGGCCGTGGCCCGCGGGACATCCGCCCGCTGAACGCCGAGGTCGGCGTGCTGCCCCGGGTGCACGGCTCGGCGCTGTTCGAGCGTGGCGAGACCCAGATCCTGGGCGTCACCACGCTGAACATGCTGCGCATGGAGCAGGCGCTGGACACGCTCTCCCCGGAGAAGTCCAAGCGCTACATGCACAACTACAACTTCCCGCCGTACTCGACCGGTGAGACCGGCCGGGTCGGCTCGCCGAAGCGGCGGGAGATCGGCCACGGCGCGCTCGCCGAGCGGGCGCTGATCCCGGTGCTGCCGTCGCGCGAGGAGTTCCCGTACGCCATCCGGCAGGTCTCCGAGGCCCTCGGCTCGAACGGCTCCACGTCGATGGGCTCGGTCTGCGCGTCGACGCTCGGCCTGCTCAGCGCCGGTGTGCCGCTCAAGGCGCCGGTCGCCGGCATCGCCATGGGCCTCATCTCCGACGAGGTCGACGGCAAGACGCAGTACGTGACGCTGACCGACATCCTCGGCGCCGAGGACGCGTTCGGTGACATGGACTTCAAGGTCGCCGGCACCCGGGACTTCGTGACCGCGCTCCAGCTCGACACCAAGCTCGACGGCATCCCGTCGGACGTACTGGCCGCCGCGCTCCAGCAGGCGCACGAGGCCCGGCAGACGATCCTCGACGTGATGCAGCGGGCGATCGAGGCCCCGGCCCCGATGTCGGACTACGCGCCGCGGGTCACCACCGTCAAGATCCCGGTCGACAAGATCGGCATGGTGATCGGCCCCAAGGGTCAGACGATCAACGCCATCCAGGACGAGACCGGCGCCGAGATCTCCATCGAGGACGACGGCACGATCTACGTCGGCGCCACCAACGGCCCGTCGGCCCAGGCGGCGGTGGAGCGGATCAACGCCATCGCCAACCCGACGCTGCCGAAGCTCGGCGACCGGTTCCTCGGGACCGTGGTGAAGACGGCCGCGTTCGGCGCCTTCATCTCGCTGCTCCCGGGCCGCGACGGCCTGCTGCACATCTCGAAGGTGGGCGACGGCAAGCGGGTCGAGAAGGTCGAGGACTTCCTCAACGTCGGCGACAAGGTCGAGGTGGAGATCGCCGACATCGACCAGCGCGGCAAGATCTACCTGGACAAGGTCCGCCCGGAGGGCGCCGAGGCCCCGGCCGAGGCCGAGGCGGGCGCCGAGCGGCCGGCCGGCCGTGACCGGGGCGACCGGGGGCCGCGCGACCGCGGTGACCGCGACCGCGGCGGTGAGCGCGGCAGCCGTGGCCCGGACCGCGGTGACCGTGGCGAGGGCGGCGAGGGCGGCGGCGACTCGCGTCCGCGCCGTCGCACCCGGCACACCTGA
- a CDS encoding glycogen debranching N-terminal domain-containing protein, producing MTERHLQPLLHDLVGVALAPTSALGDAAGQIRPTGVQGVFHADARVLSRAELRVDGREPEALARGAAGPHGARFVGLARWLGDPGPDPTVRVERTRHLHPGGLTEEVRLVSSASVPVRATIDVDLACDLAPIELVKSGGATTPVAAEVGATGGLTWSGEGVTVHLTAEGAEVRADRADAPALRWPVELPSRGAVTLRWRLTVTDPRAVVATPAVETSWAEPRVHADDRRLTRLLDRSLADLRGLRLADPDAPQDVFLGAGVPWFLTLFGRDSLWAARMMLPLGTDLAAGTLRVLARRQGTRLDPATGEAPGKILHELRRLEFTLADGGLRLPPAYYGTVDATMLWVCLLHDAWRWGLPADQVAPLLPHLEAALGWLADHADADGDGLIEYVDTTGHGLSNQGWKDSGDAVRFRDGRLATAPIVLAEVQGYAYEAAVAGAALLDAFGRPGADRWRAYADRLAERFRATFWVDGPYGPQPALALDRDKRPVDSLTSNIGHLLGTGLLTAGEEAQVARLLTTDAMTGGFGLRTMSTDDAGFSPLSYHCGSIWTHDTAIVLAGLARAGFRQAALGLADGLLAAAEAFDYRLPELYGGDDRDLLGRAVPYPAACHPQAWSAAAAVLLLQAATGVYPDVPAGSVHLAPLAGADLGAVSAAGLRVGGSPVTVAVDRTGAASVTGLPADFQLTGPAASAPVPAPRPAAEEATSDVG from the coding sequence GTGACCGAACGCCACCTGCAACCCCTGCTGCACGATCTGGTGGGGGTCGCGCTCGCCCCGACCAGCGCGCTGGGGGACGCGGCCGGGCAGATCCGCCCGACCGGGGTCCAGGGCGTGTTCCACGCCGACGCCCGCGTGCTCAGCCGCGCCGAACTGCGCGTCGACGGCCGCGAGCCGGAGGCGCTGGCGCGCGGGGCGGCGGGCCCGCACGGCGCACGGTTCGTCGGCCTCGCCCGCTGGCTGGGCGATCCGGGTCCCGACCCGACGGTACGCGTGGAGCGCACCCGCCACCTGCACCCCGGCGGCCTGACCGAGGAGGTACGGCTCGTCTCCAGCGCGTCGGTGCCGGTGCGGGCCACGATCGACGTCGACCTGGCGTGCGACCTGGCACCGATCGAACTGGTCAAGTCCGGCGGCGCCACCACGCCGGTCGCGGCGGAGGTCGGCGCCACCGGCGGCCTCACCTGGTCCGGCGAGGGCGTCACGGTCCACCTCACCGCCGAGGGCGCCGAGGTGCGCGCCGACCGGGCCGACGCGCCGGCCCTGCGCTGGCCGGTGGAGCTGCCGTCCCGCGGCGCCGTCACCCTGCGCTGGCGGCTCACCGTCACCGACCCACGCGCGGTCGTGGCCACCCCGGCGGTCGAGACGTCCTGGGCCGAGCCGCGCGTCCACGCCGACGACCGCCGGCTGACCCGGCTGCTCGACCGGTCCCTCGCCGACCTGCGTGGGCTGCGCCTCGCCGACCCGGACGCGCCACAGGACGTCTTCCTCGGCGCCGGGGTGCCCTGGTTTCTCACCCTCTTCGGCCGCGACAGCCTCTGGGCCGCGCGGATGATGCTGCCGCTCGGCACCGACCTCGCCGCCGGGACGCTGCGGGTGCTGGCCCGCCGCCAGGGCACCCGCCTCGACCCCGCCACCGGTGAGGCTCCCGGCAAGATCCTGCACGAGCTGCGGCGACTCGAGTTCACGCTGGCCGACGGGGGGCTGCGGCTGCCGCCGGCGTACTACGGCACGGTCGACGCGACCATGCTCTGGGTGTGCCTGCTGCACGACGCGTGGCGTTGGGGACTGCCCGCCGACCAGGTCGCGCCCCTGCTGCCGCACCTGGAGGCGGCGCTGGGCTGGCTCGCCGACCACGCCGACGCCGACGGCGACGGCCTCATCGAGTACGTCGACACCACCGGGCACGGCCTGTCGAACCAGGGCTGGAAGGACTCCGGGGACGCGGTCCGCTTCCGCGACGGCCGGCTCGCGACCGCGCCGATCGTGCTCGCCGAGGTGCAGGGGTACGCGTACGAGGCGGCCGTCGCGGGAGCGGCCCTGCTCGACGCGTTCGGCCGTCCCGGCGCCGACCGCTGGCGCGCGTACGCCGACCGGCTCGCCGAGCGGTTCCGTGCCACGTTCTGGGTGGACGGCCCGTACGGGCCGCAGCCGGCCCTCGCGCTGGACCGGGACAAGCGCCCGGTGGACTCGCTGACCAGCAACATCGGTCACCTGCTCGGCACCGGCCTGCTCACCGCCGGCGAGGAGGCTCAGGTGGCCCGGCTCCTCACCACCGACGCGATGACCGGCGGGTTCGGGCTGCGGACCATGTCCACCGACGACGCCGGGTTCAGCCCGCTGTCGTACCACTGTGGCTCGATCTGGACCCACGACACGGCGATCGTGCTCGCCGGGCTGGCCCGGGCCGGCTTCCGGCAGGCCGCGCTCGGCCTCGCCGACGGCCTGCTCGCGGCCGCCGAGGCCTTCGACTACCGGCTCCCCGAGTTGTACGGCGGCGACGACCGCGACCTGCTCGGGCGTGCCGTGCCCTACCCGGCGGCCTGCCACCCGCAGGCCTGGTCGGCGGCGGCGGCCGTGCTGCTGCTCCAGGCGGCCACCGGCGTCTACCCCGACGTGCCGGCCGGAAGCGTGCACCTCGCCCCGCTGGCCGGCGCCGACCTGGGCGCGGTGTCCGCCGCCGGCCTACGCGTCGGCGGCAGCCCGGTCACCGTCGCGGTCGACCGGACGGGCGCGGCCTCGGTCACCGGCCTGCCGGCGGACTTCCAGCTGACCGGACCGGCCGCCTCCGCGCCGGTCCCCGCTCCCCGCCCGGCGGCCGAGGAGGCCACCTCGGACGTCGGCTGA
- a CDS encoding GNAT family N-acetyltransferase: MIDSHVHDRLGRRVTLRPVDDDNWRAVADVAPRDDQRLWVPALAARYLLLTDRSDVWTSLAVYADETVVGHVMWGVDDDGSRWIGGMLVDAAEQDHGVGRAAVVTLAEWLAREGGGNPVRLSYHPDNTVAARLYSSLGFAPTGATEDDEIVVELVDPA, encoded by the coding sequence GTGATCGACTCCCACGTCCACGACCGGCTCGGCCGCCGGGTCACCCTGCGCCCGGTGGACGACGACAACTGGCGTGCGGTGGCGGACGTCGCCCCGCGCGACGACCAGCGCCTCTGGGTGCCCGCTCTCGCCGCCCGCTACCTGCTGCTGACCGACCGGTCCGACGTGTGGACCTCACTCGCGGTGTACGCCGACGAGACCGTCGTCGGCCACGTGATGTGGGGTGTGGACGACGACGGGTCGCGGTGGATCGGCGGCATGCTGGTCGACGCGGCCGAACAGGACCACGGCGTCGGCCGTGCCGCGGTGGTGACCCTGGCGGAGTGGCTGGCCCGGGAGGGCGGCGGAAACCCGGTGCGGCTGTCGTACCACCCGGACAACACCGTCGCCGCCCGTCTCTACAGCAGCCTGGGTTTCGCCCCGACCGGTGCGACGGAGGACGACGAGATCGTCGTCGAACTGGTCGACCCCGCCTGA
- a CDS encoding pitrilysin family protein, whose protein sequence is MSRAASAPFPPDRRGVAAFRGTTGGRAGGARAVTRTLSDDPLGGTVRRTVLPSGLRVLTEAIPTMRSVSFGIWVSVGSRDENGPQAGAAHFLEHLLFKGTHKRNALDISSAIEAVGGETNAFTTKEYTCYYARVLDEDLPLAIDVMCDLVADSVLTPADVETERGVILEEIAMHDDEPGDEVHDLFTRAVYGDHPLGRLISGTEETVTPMTRRQIQSFYRRHYTAPRIVIAAAGNLDHAAVVKLVRQALRGTPLDTDPASPAPFRAATPAVRTKPVTTLVEPKETEQAHVVLGCPGIDRLDDRRFALGVLNNVLGGGMSSRLFQEIREQRGLAYSVYSYASQYADSGLFAVYAGCAPGKVDEVLDLTRTELARVAADGLTEAEVARGKGMCKGSFVLGLEDTGSRMSRLAKGELLYGDLMPVDELLARVDAVTVDDVNDLAAELLGRPMSLAVVGPFGESDFAA, encoded by the coding sequence GTGAGTCGGGCCGCCAGCGCGCCGTTTCCGCCGGATCGACGGGGGGTGGCGGCGTTCCGGGGCACGACCGGGGGCCGCGCCGGCGGCGCCCGTGCGGTGACCCGGACGCTCAGCGACGACCCGCTGGGCGGGACCGTCCGTCGGACGGTTCTGCCCAGCGGCCTGCGCGTGCTCACCGAGGCGATCCCCACGATGCGCAGCGTCTCGTTCGGCATCTGGGTGTCCGTGGGGTCGCGGGACGAGAACGGCCCGCAGGCCGGTGCCGCCCACTTCCTGGAGCACCTGCTGTTCAAGGGCACCCACAAGCGGAACGCCCTGGACATCTCCTCGGCGATCGAGGCGGTCGGCGGCGAGACCAACGCCTTCACGACGAAGGAGTACACCTGCTACTACGCGCGGGTGCTGGACGAGGACCTGCCGCTCGCCATCGACGTGATGTGCGACCTCGTCGCCGACTCGGTGCTCACCCCGGCCGACGTGGAGACCGAGCGGGGTGTGATCCTCGAGGAGATCGCCATGCACGACGACGAGCCCGGCGACGAGGTCCACGACCTCTTCACCCGGGCCGTCTACGGTGACCACCCGCTCGGCCGGCTGATCTCCGGCACCGAGGAGACGGTCACCCCGATGACCCGCCGGCAGATCCAGAGCTTCTACCGGCGGCACTACACCGCCCCCCGGATCGTCATCGCCGCCGCCGGCAACCTCGACCACGCCGCGGTGGTCAAGCTGGTCCGCCAGGCGTTGCGCGGCACTCCGCTGGACACCGACCCGGCGTCGCCGGCGCCGTTCCGGGCCGCCACCCCGGCGGTACGCACGAAGCCCGTCACGACCCTCGTGGAGCCGAAGGAGACCGAGCAGGCGCACGTCGTGCTCGGCTGCCCCGGCATCGACCGGCTGGACGACCGCCGCTTCGCCCTCGGCGTCCTCAACAACGTCCTCGGCGGCGGCATGTCGAGCCGGCTGTTCCAGGAGATCCGCGAGCAGCGCGGCCTCGCGTACTCGGTCTACTCTTACGCCAGCCAGTACGCCGACAGCGGCCTGTTCGCCGTCTACGCCGGCTGCGCTCCGGGCAAGGTGGACGAGGTGCTGGACCTGACCCGCACCGAGCTGGCGCGGGTGGCCGCCGACGGGCTGACCGAGGCCGAGGTGGCCCGTGGCAAGGGCATGTGCAAGGGCTCGTTCGTGCTGGGCCTGGAGGACACCGGCTCCCGGATGAGCCGCCTCGCCAAGGGCGAGCTGCTCTACGGCGACCTGATGCCCGTCGACGAGCTGCTCGCCCGGGTCGACGCGGTCACCGTCGACGACGTCAACGACCTCGCCGCCGAGCTGCTCGGGCGGCCGATGTCCCTGGCCGTGGTCGGCCCGTTCGGCGAGTCCGACTTCGCCGCGTGA